DNA sequence from the Acanthopagrus latus isolate v.2019 chromosome 15, fAcaLat1.1, whole genome shotgun sequence genome:
TGTGTGACTGGATTGAACTGATGTGTTCTGACTCTCACTTATGTATATGATGACGTAGTAGACCTCTAGTAAATCTATTTTACACAGGCAGTGCTTGTTCTTATATAAAATATTGCactatatttagttttttaggATTAATGAATAGTTGGACATAATTTATTGATATATGAATTACATATTACTCTAGATTCTCAGCTTTAGAGTTGATAATGTTTTGCAAAGCTCAATGCGTAGTGGCTGGTTTGATTGTAAGCTTTTGTTGTTCACCTGGTATATATAGTATGAAGGAGCACATACACACGTTTAACCTGTTCCCACATGATTTAAGCCACTCTGGTCTTTCCTGTTTTAGTGCTCAGGGGTAAAGTGCTAAAATGTTGGAGATTTCCCCCGAACAGACCGTAACCATCTCCCAGATGTCTCCCCCTGTGTAACCTCTGGCTCCGTCTCAGGACCTTTAACAGCAGGCGGCCTGTTATGCTTTCCAATGAACACTCTGTCTCTAACACTCAGATAAACCACACTAACATGTCTGTGTAGGTTGATACGACTGCTATATTTAGACCGCGTAACAGCAAATCACAGATGCTTTAGCTTTAAGTGGAACATATAAGCGCTGCTTCTGTCATTGTGTTACATAACAGGCGTGATGGATCGAATAGTATATTCAGTGATCAATTGTGCATGTCTTCATATTCTTCCTGAAGGAAATATGCCTTCAGCAGAGATTACAGTTAGTTGCTGTCAAGCCACATTTGTCGCCATGCATGCCACATGGGTGGACACAATAAACTATGAACTGTGCAGTATCATGCAACCAATACAGTATTTTatactgtttactttttatatGTGAGGAACGATTTAAACGTGTCAGTGTCTGCTAAGCTAAAAAAGATAGAGGTAAAAGACTTCAGCccaacatttttagaaatgtgcattttttttgcaaattggTATCGATCTCAAATCTGTCCATTAAATATGAAGATGCAGCCAGCAAGcacttagcttagcacaaagttTGTTATTCCAACAAAACATCCGACTACTAACATGTCTAAAGTTCACTggttaacatgttttatctaatttgtttaatttggatAGAGCAAGACTAGCTGTCTGCCACTGTTAGCTGAACTATTGGCTACTGTATGTAGCTTCAGACTTTATTCTCATCTAATTCATGGCAAGAAAACATACAtggaacttttcctttaataatCCCAGCCATAATTGAcacttcgtgtgtgtgtgtgtgtgtgtgtgtgtgtgtgtgtgtgtgtgtgtgtgtgtgtgtgtgtgtgtgtgtgtgtgtgtgtgtgtgtgtgtgtgtgtgtgtgtgtgtgtgtgtgtgtgtgtgtagatttgAGGAGATAGTGAAGAAGTTCAAAGTTGAGTACCATGCTGGAGGAGCCACACAGAACTCCATAAAGCTTGCTCAGGTCAGTCATGTCTACACCAACTCAcccacttcctgctctgtcaCCGCATAAATGCTCTGTGAAAACCTTGGCCTCAACTGACCAGACTAGCTGTCACTGTCTGTAGTGGATGATCCAAGAACCCCACAATGTGGGCACGTTCTTTGGCTGCATTGGCAAAGACAAGTTTGGGGAGATCCTGAAGCAGAAGGCTGAGGAGGCCCACATCGATGCCCACTACTACGAGCAAGACGAAGAGCCTACAGGCACATGTGCTGCTTGCATCACCGGAGATAACAGGTGGGTAATTATGATAATAAGCATATgttgacacatttaaatctcATCTGTCTTTCacctttcatctttttttttttttttgctttctcttcCCAGGTCGCTGGTTGCTAATTTAGCTGCGGCTAACTGTTATAAGAAGGATAAGCATCTAGACCTGGAAGAAAACTGGGAACTGGTGGAAAAAGCTAAAGTCTACTACATTGCTGTAAGTAGTAGTTGTTGTGCCATTTACTTCCAATATTCAAGTCAACTCATGTACCTTTACTCCCTTTGTACCTGTTGGAAACCACCAGATGACCCACAGGAGGATTGCCAGGCATGCTAGTGCAGACTCTGTCCAAAACCCTTCTTCCTGTGATTTAATTAGAGCCCATCAAGATATAAAAAGCAGATCTGTCGTGACCCAATGTCACTGCTTGCTTCCAGGGTTTCTTCCTGACTGTCTCCTTGGAGTCCATCCTGAAAGTGGCGAAGCATGCATCTGAAAATAACAAGCTGTTTTGCCTGAACCTCTCTGCACCCTTCATCTGCCAGTTCTTCAAGGATAACCTTATGCAGGTTATGCCCTACGTCGACATACTGTTCGGCAATGAGACAGTAAGTCAGACATTGACTCTGCGTTCTGTAGATaagcatgtgtgtatgcagtGCTTTGTGTCCACCAACACTcgctctttttctttgttgttccCCAGGAGGCTGCTGCTTTTGCTAAAGAGCAGGACTTTGATGTGAGTggactgatgatgattttttttggtttttttgcataATCAAATATTGTATTAATATGTATTGTGTCCATAGACCACAGACATTAAGGAAATTGCCAAGAAAGCCCAGGCTTTACCAAAAGTCAACACTAAGAGACCGAGGATTGTAGTTCTGACCCAGGGGAAAGATGAAACTACTATGGCCCTGCGTAAgattttctaatgttttctttttttttttgtcccataTTAGAGATGTGCGATAGATGTCACAATTTTCTTACTGTGTCTGTACAGATGACAAGGTTGAGACATTCCCCGTACTGAAGACCGACCCCAAGGACATTGTTGACACGAACGGTGCAGGTGACGCCTTTGTAGGAGGTAAgattttccagtgtttttcatttgatagGTTTCCAAGTTTTGTGTTGTCTGTCCTTTGTTTTCCGTGCATTCTTGTTCAAGTTGTTCCTCTGTGCTTCAGGTTTCCTGTCTGGACTGGTCCAGGAGAAACCACTGAATCAGTGCGTGAAGGCAGCCCACTATGCAGCCAACGTCATCATCAGACGAGCAGGTTGCACCTTCCCAGAAAAACCCGACTTCAAGTGAGGATTCTCGGACAGCTTTTCCCTCATCCTGCAACCTCATACACGATTTTCTACAAATAACACcatttttgaatttcttttttaaatgagccATCCGTCCATTTCAATCACTTACACTTACCAGTATTTAGTTGGGTGCCTCCTGATGTGTGCCTGTCTCAGTTCTCTCCACTTGGGGCCACTAGAGGACCATGCAGCCAAGAGCCATGGGAAGATTTGCCTCTCCATCAATGTCCAAAAACGAATCATGATAACACAGTGGGATGTGATCATTTGGAGTTAACTTAAGGATCTAAATGGAATATATTTCATGGGAAACTTTCTAAATGATGGCTTATAGGACTCTGCTGTGAACGCTTGTGTCGATATGTTGTGGGTTTCATCTCTTTGgagacagaataaaacacaaaaggttGATTCCACAATGGAAGACTCATTATACACAAATAGgattaaattaaacatgactGTCAAGGGAAGTTACTACATTGAAATGTGCAGcatggatttgttttgttttttaaagattaattaTTCCTTTCCTGATTTTGACAGGCCAGTtatgaaaaactaaatgtttttcttttaagcgcacagttttttaaatgtgtcaaagtCAGCGGCACTGTGTCCTGTGTTAAATGTTCAATGTCAACTCTAGAAAAAGAACCATCAACATCACTCTTGTGGAAGTTTGAGTTGGCCTCCCTTTCTTTTTAGGAGGTAAGTTTTTCCTATAAccagtgccttttttttccttttctgtaaTTGTTGCAAAGCTGCAATTTATATGTGCAGAGAAAATTGCAAGCCATTGTTGGGACTAGTGGCTTGTGTGGATGAAAATAGACACACTGCACCTCTCAAATGTATGTAAGGTAGCTGATGTTGTTGAAAAGATTTCATTATCATTGAGTGTTCTCTGTCTGACAAATACAGGAGCATTTGATCTGATATTTTCTCCATCGTTAATTTATTTACCTGAATTTGTGTCAGTGTTCTTTCTGGGTGTATATTGATCTCTTGCAGTACCATAGAATATGTGACCTAACTCCAGGACCGTTTGCTTTGCTTGATcatacatctttaaaaatgaaacagctgatcattgtataaagaataaaatagcAGGGGTGAcacagtagctcagttggtagagcgttCGTTTTTCAAAATGAGCTCCATCTCAGAATTGTCACAGCGGTCGTTTTTTTGGCATTGAGTATTTTTACGTTAACGCATTATACTTATATACTTTCCCTTTGGTACCTTTTTAATTGCAGGACTTTTTTGTGCCAGTATTTGCATTATAATTAGTATTTTGCAGAGTGATGATACTACTTTTCCTTTAGTAaatgatctgaatacttcctctaCCACTGCTGAACAGTAACTCCGTTGTCCTGCATGATTTCACACAAATATTAAGCTTGTGGGATGCCGGTTTCTTCAGTTTAACATATAAACTTTATTTGAATGActgtttgaaaaacacaatttaaagaTACAATAGTTAGGGAAACACATGGAACATTTTTGGTTACCTCAGATTGAAGAGGGAAAACTGAAGTAGTAAACAGGCATATTATCtttcattttgtattattgGTCTTGGATCTCTCTTTTTTGCCTGAGCCTCTCCTCCTGTAATGTGATGTCCAGGGCTCTGAGCTGTTTCAGGAATCCATGATTGGGCAGGATGCAGCGGCGCTGTCGCACATGCTCAATAGCGTCCACCACTGATAAGCTGTGTTGCATCATCAGATATGCCAAGACCAGAGTTGCAGACCTGCTCCGACCCATCACACAGTGCACCAGCACCTTGTCTGGGAGACAGGGAAGAAAAATCGctgttatttacagtaaattagtGTATACTATTTTACAGCAGAATACTGTGTATTTAGCCGAAACATAGCCAACAATGTACTGTAGAATATCACATTAGCCAACCATGTACTGTAGGAAATGACATCAAAAGCTCTACATGTCTGTCTCTTAATGCAAAATGGAATAGATTTACTTGGGGGGGGCGGCAAACAGTTTTGAGATTTGGACCTTGAGCTTTATGCCAACCCATTTTTACTTACTCTGTGGGTGACTGAGGGCGTCGTGAATGAACTGTGTTGCTGGGCAGAAGTACTGGGAGATGTTGAAGGTGGGTTTGTCATCGGCCTCCACACCAAAGTACTGGATGTCCATGTCACAGTAGTAATCGGCGCCAGTCAGCACATTATTAAACTTTCCCTCTGCTGCGTTAAGGACATGTGTAATGCCCAGATCCCTCAGGCCAGGACACTCCAGAGCTGTTTTCCTGCAACACACAGATTCAACATGCAGCTGCCACCATGGGCTCTGACACTTGTACtctctgtgtgcatgtactCACTCATCCCCGATGTAGAGACTGGGCCAGACCTGGTTGACATGTGCGTACTGAGCCCCGTTACCAGCCCAGAACAGCTGCTCCAGGTCTAACGTTCCCGGTGTGATGTAATCACTGTCTGGGTCGACCCGCACCGCTGTGTACGGGTTCCTGCTTCTGGACTTCACCACAGCGGAGGACATGGCTCTCCTCTGCCGcagagaatacacacacacagccctgaacTTCAtcacaaaccaaaaaagaaTATCTGCAGATGTGATATGAACACCAGGTTTATTAGATATACAGTCCTAGAGTGGCAACGGTAAGTAAAGTAGTAGATTAGTCAGCAGAAATTGAACTAGTAACTTTTTCTACAATTGTTTAACTGTTTGAGGTGTTCTTAAACAAAAATCCTACAAAAATGTCAGTCTCTTCAAAGTGAATTCTTGGTCCTTTGAGTCAACATAAGATAGAAATCACAAAAGGGCCTTTAtgattattttctgacattttatacataaagcaatcaatgaattaatcaaGGGAAGAAACACCAAGTTAGTCGATTGCAAAAATGTTCATAAAAATTGACTATACTACAGTATGCCACCCTGTATGACAGAGATAAGGAGGATCCAGCGagcaaattgatttgaaaaatagTAAGTTGATTAATCTATTGAGAGATCAATCcataactttaaaataaacaatactgTAGGCCTGTGTCAGCTTAAACTAAATTGTTCTTAGATACGTTACTTGAATTTACAATAAAATTAGAATGACTTCTCTTAAAAAGAGTTAATTTGGTGTGGCACATTCtatacatttaaattcagtgacCTCATGCAGTAGTCACTTATGTGGTTCTTTGGGTTTTCTGGGGGCGAACCTCActcatcatcagctgtttgaCGTAATTCAGGCACTCCGCGGCAGGCGTCACCACAACGGACAGGTTTAAGTGACAGAGGCATAAGCGAGAGTTCTTGTTAACTGCCATGTCTTATCAGTATAGTTTTGTCACCCCAAAAGTGTCACATAAGGATTGATATGAAATACTAATAACTCAGCTAACTCTTAGAGTTGAAGGACTTCTCTTTGGCAACCATAAATATATGTCGACAAAAAGCACACGCACAGTGAGGACTGATGTATGACGAATTGTCGCTCAGCTACCATCATACTTTCTGTCAGTATTAACAATGAACTATGGCAgaataataaacagaaatacTGAATACTAGATGATATGAAATGAATATGTAGatgcttcatttattttgtctccAGAACTtatacttgttttatttttctaggTTGCAACATAGATTACATGTGAAAGAGGGAACCAGTTGAGAAAGCACGTCACAAACATCTCAGAAAGATACCTTTCAAGTGCTTCTTGAAAACCTGTATTACATTTATTAGCAAAtctgtttaacttttttttttttttttaaatgaatcatttcctttattttgatattcatGAAACTCAGTTTCTAACTGGAGTGATCATGAACCATCACGTGCACATCCACAGTCTCAGTTTCAGTCTATACCTGTTGTCTTGGCTGTACTTTAGTGCTCCTTTCTATACCGAGCTCTTAATGCATCCTCCTCAGACTGAGTGGTTTGGAGTCAAACAGTCCTGTGTCCCAGGATGATTATACTGATGTCTTGCTCTATTCTACAGGTTGAATGTTAGAATAAAGTGATAAGAAAGCtcaatggtaaaaaaaaaaaaaaaaaaaatactcacctctttctcttccttgtGTTTAAAGATTTATATCCGTTCTTGAGCAAGATCACAGAGCAGCACCTCAACTTTTCCTCAGGGGACATgtgtggcctgtgtgtgtgtgtgtgtgtgtgtgtgtgtgtgtgtgtgtgtgtgtgtgtgtgtgtgtgtgtgtgtgtgtgtgtgtgtgtgtgtgtgtgtgtgtgtgtttgtgtgaaagagagagagagagacaggcaaaCAGACCTTAAGCATTAAGACGGAAAGACAGATCTGGAATGGTAACTGCTCTCTCGGGCTCTGTGTTTAAGACGATATTTTTAGGCCATCCGGCAACAACACCTGCCCTCGAcaacgtcacacacacacacacacacactcacacactcaggCACTCGCAGCCACACGCAACACACATGCTTTCTAAAATCCTTCCTAATGTGATCTGAGTCCTCTAATGTGACAGTGATTACTTTCCCTTCGCCTGTATGGTGGAGAATCGCACTAAATCGTGAGAAAAGACAAATAGAAGTTTCACAGGAGTGGCATGTGGCAGTTATTGTCATTATGAGAGTGTCGGTAATGTCTGGACAGGTGTGGAACATTTGTCAGTGCAGAGAGTTATTTCTGGAGACATAAAACTTAAAGCATTCAGTTGTTGCATACTGATTGTTGTCGGGGCGGAGATCATCATCTGAGCTTTACTTGtaacagagaacacacacatgacTTTTCAGTCCATcagatttcattgtttttacagaaaacGTGGATTCAAATAAAACAGGTGCCTGACAAAGGTGACAGGTCATGTATTCGTGGTCACGATGCGTCAGTGTGGCCCTCCTCTGTGACCTGTCTCCTCTGCTGACTGAGGCTCAGCTCCAGCTGTCTGAGCTGCTCCAGAAACCCAGAGTTGGGTCCGATGTCTCGGTTCAGACGCACGGCGATGATGGCCTCTGCCAACGACAGGCCGTGGCAGATCATCAGGTATGCAAGAACCAGGGCTCCGGAGCGACTGACACCCATGGCACAGTGGACTAACACCTTCCCTGGAGGAAAGATGGATTAGTGTATTTATTACACACTTGAGCAGAGTAAAGGAGGAAGAGTATGTATAATTCTTCAGCAGTGACATGCAGCCACTTGTGAAAATCTCTTTATTACCATTAATCTTTGCAAACTCACCATTTCTCTTCAGAGCGCTGTCCACGAACTGTGCAGCAGATTTAAAGAAAGGTCGGAGGTCAAACTCCGGATGGTCTGCAGCTTCAACGCTGTGG
Encoded proteins:
- the adka gene encoding adenosine kinase isoform X1, with the translated sequence MASEEPKAKKQKLSEEEKKESPTKKTPAKLSPNSLFGMGNPLLDISAVVDKDFLDKYTLKPNDQILAEDKHKALFEEIVKKFKVEYHAGGATQNSIKLAQWMIQEPHNVGTFFGCIGKDKFGEILKQKAEEAHIDAHYYEQDEEPTGTCAACITGDNRSLVANLAAANCYKKDKHLDLEENWELVEKAKVYYIAGFFLTVSLESILKVAKHASENNKLFCLNLSAPFICQFFKDNLMQVMPYVDILFGNETEAAAFAKEQDFDTTDIKEIAKKAQALPKVNTKRPRIVVLTQGKDETTMALHDKVETFPVLKTDPKDIVDTNGAGDAFVGGFLSGLVQEKPLNQCVKAAHYAANVIIRRAGCTFPEKPDFK
- the adka gene encoding adenosine kinase isoform X2, whose translation is MFSASPNSLFGMGNPLLDISAVVDKDFLDKYTLKPNDQILAEDKHKALFEEIVKKFKVEYHAGGATQNSIKLAQWMIQEPHNVGTFFGCIGKDKFGEILKQKAEEAHIDAHYYEQDEEPTGTCAACITGDNRSLVANLAAANCYKKDKHLDLEENWELVEKAKVYYIAGFFLTVSLESILKVAKHASENNKLFCLNLSAPFICQFFKDNLMQVMPYVDILFGNETEAAAFAKEQDFDTTDIKEIAKKAQALPKVNTKRPRIVVLTQGKDETTMALHDKVETFPVLKTDPKDIVDTNGAGDAFVGGFLSGLVQEKPLNQCVKAAHYAANVIIRRAGCTFPEKPDFK
- the LOC119033941 gene encoding dual specificity phosphatase DUPD1 isoform X1, coding for MKFRAVCVYSLRQRRAMSSAVVKSRSRNPYTAVRVDPDSDYITPGTLDLEQLFWAGNGAQYAHVNQVWPSLYIGDEKTALECPGLRDLGITHVLNAAEGKFNNVLTGADYYCDMDIQYFGVEADDKPTFNISQYFCPATQFIHDALSHPQNKVLVHCVMGRSRSATLVLAYLMMQHSLSVVDAIEHVRQRRCILPNHGFLKQLRALDITLQEERLRQKREIQDQ
- the LOC119033941 gene encoding dual specificity phosphatase DUPD1 isoform X2, yielding MSSAVVKSRSRNPYTAVRVDPDSDYITPGTLDLEQLFWAGNGAQYAHVNQVWPSLYIGDEKTALECPGLRDLGITHVLNAAEGKFNNVLTGADYYCDMDIQYFGVEADDKPTFNISQYFCPATQFIHDALSHPQNKVLVHCVMGRSRSATLVLAYLMMQHSLSVVDAIEHVRQRRCILPNHGFLKQLRALDITLQEERLRQKREIQDQ